A genomic window from Purpureocillium takamizusanense chromosome 2, complete sequence includes:
- a CDS encoding uncharacterized protein (EggNog:ENOG503NZRF) has protein sequence MRINQSVALYAIIVGTSPSICAQNYERRTVNPDHDAAKVNAHRIFNAIHSAGRQWGSSINHNGLSFFPAVVPRGTLMYHGSEANTTPPGFEWLAFEVEHAEAFALYLGLRGKEQSQDSSENVLQKPISATRARPKSPSNIRGYFHTYRANRDVNLVYVDGMSAGKTRMGTLDSQDLVLRENKTGDVWDGFMDELQRARSICDLIKEWGYDGFMRMEIGFEVVYCDFDAGLDLVSIKRTVLRKDKKEEELMNPFEWARAVTERYDGVGGDRIRIDFSSMVSAFWFPVNISNPDPARPDLPRLAAASPDEWTDIKAHVRKVFVEPRRYTVNWQAVVDMIVTRFSNRFSLMVSQDLAPSRFVNELNVASLTYFDAPPLPDDAPVIEQDIRNRTLEAIEACTEHYLLPTYLDRGEWSLEDNLIHTALKTVMSRICRGLYAMRAAIGEEALNSKLSAATTDPEDLERAVEKCRRILVDLRSDLAWTTWKRLQVCPADEILLMVMWPLGSSEDYWSPGCRSVGDVTLGRRDYWWPDHEGHAR, from the coding sequence GCGGCAAAGGTCAATGCCCATCGGATATTCAACGCCATCCACTCAGCAGGGAGGCAATGGGGCTCTTCAATCAACCACAACGGCCTGAGCTTCTTTCCAGCGGTGGTGCCCCGGGGAACGCTCATGTACCACGGCTCCGAAGCCAACACCACTCCGCCTGGCTTCGAGTGGCTTGCCTTTGAGGTTGAGCACGCAGAGGCATTTGCCTTGTATCTGGGTCTGCGTGGAAAGGAGCAGAGCCAGGATTCCTCGGAAAATGTGCTGCAGAAGCCGATCAGCGCCACGCGCGCAAGGCCAAAATCGCCCTCGAACATACGCGGCTACTTTCACACCTACAGAGCAAACAGAGACGTGAATCTGGTCTACGTCGATGGAATGAGCGCCGGCAAGACCCGCATGGGCACGCTCGACTCCCAAGACCTTGTCCTGCGTGAGAACAAGACGGGCGATGTTTGGGACGGCTTCATGGACGAACTACAGCGTGCCCGCAGCATTTGTGACCTGATCAAGGAGTGGGGTTACGATGGCTTCATGCGCATGGAGATTGGATTCGAGGTGGTGTATTGCGACTttgacgccggcctcgacctcgtctcGATCAAGCGCACTGTCCTGcgcaaggacaagaaggaggaaGAATTGATGAACCCTTTTGAATGGGCGCGGGCTGTAACAGAGCGATACGATGGTGTAGGAGGCGACCGGATTCGAATCGATTTCTCTTCCATGGTGTCGGCCTTTTGGTTCCCCGTCAACATTTCCAACCCTGATCCGGCACGACCAGACCTCCCTCgactcgcggcggccagccctGACGAGTGGACGGACATCAAGGCTCATGTGCGCAAGGTCTTTGTCGAGCCGAGACGGTATACCGTCAACTGGCAGGCTGTCGTGGATATGATTGTAACCCGATTCTCCAACCGCTTCTCACTCATGGTGTCGCAGGACTTGGCGCCTTCGCGGTTCGTCAACGAGCTCAATGTCGCCTCTTTAACCTACTTCGATGCACCTCCGCTGCCGGACGACGCCCCAGTGATCGAGCAAGACATTCGAAATCGCACtctcgaggccatcgaggcgTGCACGGAACACTACCTCTTGCCGACATATCTAGACCGTGGCGAGTGGAGCCTCGAAGACAATCTCATTCATACGGCACTCAAGACGGTCATGTCCCGTATATGCCGAGGGTTATATGCTATGCGCGCGGCTATAGGCGAAGAGGCTCTGAACTCGAAGTTGTCGGCAGCAACTACCGACCCTGAGGATCTAGAACGAGCTGTGGAGAAATGCCGCAGAATTCTCGTAGACCTGCGCAGCGATCTTGCCTGGACGACATGGAAGAGACTGCAGGTGTGCCCGGCGGACGAGATTCTGCTCATGGTAATGTGGCCGCTAGGGAGTTCTGAGGACTACTGGAGTCCTGGTTGCCGCTCTGTCGGCGATGTCACGCTGGGACGACGAGACTACTGGTGGCCCGATCACGAGGGCCACGCACGATGA